Below is a genomic region from Streptomyces sp. RPA4-2.
GGACGCGACGCCCGCCACGGGCCAGACCTTCCTGTACGAGGTCCGCGCCGTCGACAAGGCGGGCCGGGAGTCCGCCGGCAGCCTCGACGCCACCGCTGCGACCGTGGACCGCACCGGCCCGGCGGCACCGACCGGTCTCACGGTCGCCGGCGACGCGTGGTGGGCCACCCTGTCCTGGCGGGCGGCCACCGACGCCGCGAGGTACGAGGTGTACGCAGCCTCCGCGGCCGCCGGCCCATTCGAGCCGCTGGGCACGACGACCACGACGTCGTACCGCACCGACGCACCTGTGAACACCGCCCGGTACTACCGGGTCCGCGCCCTCGACGCGCTCGGCAACCCGTCGGCGTACGCCGCCGTCACCGGCGACGGTGTCGACCGGACGCCGCCGAAGTCCCCGACCGCCCTCGGCTCCGTCGTCCGCAGCGGCTCCACCAAGGTGTACTGGAGGCAGCCCGACGGCTTCTACGAGGACTTCGACAACGGCGGGACCTACCGCGTCTACCGCTCGCCCGGCAAGACCCTCGACCCGGCCGCACTCACCCGCGTGACCTGCGCCGAGGAGAGCGACGAGACCAGCACCGGCGGCATCTGCCACGACCTGGACATGCCCGCGGGCACGTACGTGTCGTACGCGGTCGCGGCGGTGGACCCGGCCGGAAACGAGTCGGCGCTGTCCGCCCCGCTCGTCGTCCGCACCGGCGACCGCGTCGCGCCCGGCCCGGTCACCGGCGTGAAGGCCACCCCGCGCGCCGACGGTGTGCTGGTGAGCTGGGCGGCCTCGACCGAGGACGACGTCGATCGCTACGCGGTCTGGAACGGCGTCCGGCAGGCCGACGGCACGGTCAAGTGGCTCAGCTCCACCTCCTGCGCGGAGGGCATGAGCGACCCGCTCGCGGTCATCTGTGGCGACCTGCCGGACGGAGAGACGTTCGTGTACGCGGTCCTCGCCCTGGACCGCTGGGACAACGAACTGCACCCGGCCGACCCGAAGGTCACGGTCGTCGAGGCCACCGAGCTGGACGTCCGGCCGTCCGTGACGGTCACCCGGGACTGGAACCTCGGCAGCATGGGCTACGACACCATCATGGGCGGACCCGACGTGGCCGGGCCGTCCATCAACTGGCGGTGCGACAGGACGGCTGAGTGCGACACCGTCGCGGGCTACCGGGTCAGCCGGTGGAACGCGGCCAGCCAGGCGTACGAGCCGCTGCACGCCGGACTGCTGGCGGCGGAGACCCGTGCCTACACGGACACCACGGCCGCGCGGGGGACCACGCACTTCTACCTGCTGGAGGCGGTGCGCGCGGACGGCGTCGTCGTGGGCACGCACGTGTGGAACTGCGTCTTCCAGAACCGCGTCTAGCTCCGGCACGGATGTGGCTGGATACGTGCGGCAGGCGGGACTTTCGTATCACGCCCTAGTGCCGTGGCACTGGCTGGGCGGACGTGGCGAGGGGGCGCGGCACGAGGCCGCGCCCTCTCATCTCGCCCCCGGTGGGCCGCCGTGCGTCCGCGGTGTCACGGGAACAGGGCGATCCCGACGAGGATCAGCAGGATGATGCCGGCGACGAGCGCGACGGTCGCCCACGTCCCCCGGTGGTGCAGCGGTGCCGCGGGGCTGCCGCCGCGTGGGCGGTCCTCCGCCAGCAGGGGGTCGGTCGGCCGGCCGTGCGCGTAGAACTGTTCGTCGGTCGGGTAGACGTTGCGCGGGTCGCTGAGGGCGCGCGGATCGATCTCGTGTGGACTGGTCATCACTACTCCCGGCACGGCGCCTCGGCGGGGCCGGGGACCGGTGGACGCCTGGGCTCGCGTCGGGGGCGGCGGCTCACCGCTTCCCGGACGCGCAGCCCTTCGGGAGGACGCCGCACGGGCTCTCGCCCCACTCGCCGCGCACCTTCGATCGTATACCTGGGCCGTTCGCGCGGCCTGGGAAGTGACCTGGGAACGGCCCAGGACCGGCCTGGGAGGAAGTGGCCCGGGTAGCCAGGCCTCATCCGTGACCTAAGTTCAAGGATGCGATCGAGGTCCGGTCTAACGATTCGGAAAATGTAGACCCCACGCGTCCCTCCTCCCGCATACAGTGCTACGCAGGCCGACTTTTCTGAACGCGTTCAGAAGTTCGGAAGAGCGGTCCACGGGGAGGGTTTCGCGCGATGCGCAAGGGGGCAAAGGCCGCCATCATCGGCAGTGTGTTCGCCGTGATGGTCGGGGGCGCCGGATACGGCGCGTTCAACGTGGTGAGCGCGCTCGACGGGAGCGAGAGCGGGAGCGCGGGCGGGCCCGCGCCGGTGAAGAGCGGGCCGCCGAGCGGCGCGGAGGTCAAGGAGACCTCGGCGAAGTTCTTCGCGGCCTGGGCGAAGGGCGACGCGGCCGAGGCGGCGACGTACACGAACTACGCGAGCCAGGCCGAGGGCCTGCTGGCCGGCTACCGCACCGACGCCCACCTCACCGGCGTGCGGATCACACCGGGCACACCGTCCGGCGCGACCGTGCCGTTCTCGGTGAAGGCCACGGTGTCGTTCGAGGGGAAGTCCAAGCCCCTCGCGTACGACTCGGAACTGACCGTCGTACGCGGCGAGACCACCGGCAAGGCGCTGGTCGACTGGAAGCCGTCGGTCGTCCATCCGGAGCTGGAGGAGGGCGACACCCTGGTCACCGGCGAGTCGGCGAGCCCGCCGATCGAAGCCGTGGACCGGAACAACGTTGTCCTGACCAAGGAAAAGTACCCCTCGCTGGGCCCGATCCTCGACGCGCTGCGCGAGAAGTACGGCGACAAGGCGGGCGGTACGGCGGGCGTCGAGCTCGCGATCCATCACGCGACCGAGGGCGCGGGCGACACCACTCTGGTGACCCTCGCCAAGGGAGAGCCGGGCAAGCTGCGCACGACGCTCAGCGCGAGCGCGCAGGGCGCCGCGGAGAAGGCGGTCGCGCGGTACGCCGAATCGTCCGTGGTCGCGGTCAAGCCCAGCACCGGTGAGGTGCTGGCGGTCGCCAACCACCGCGCGGACGGCTTCAACGCGGCCTTCCTCGGCAAACTCGCCCCCGGCTCCACCATGAAGATCATCAGCGCGGCCACGCTCATCGACAACGGCATCACCACGGCGAACGGCCCCGCGACGTGCCCGGACAGCGCGGTCTCGGAGAGCCAGACCTTCCACAACCTGGCGAACATGACACCCCAGCTGAACGCGACGCTCTCCGACAGCTTCTCGCGCTCCTGCAACACGGCGTTCGTGAAGTACGCGGACACGGTGAAGGTCGACTCGCTCACCAACGAGGCCGAGCAGCGCTTCGGCCTCGGCCGGAACAACTGGAAGACCGGCATCGAGTCCTTCGACGGCTCCGTCCCGGCCTCCGGCGGCCCCGACACCGCCGCCAACCTGATCGGCCAGGGCCAGGTCCAGATGTGCCCGCTGAACATGGCGTCCGTGACCGCGACCGCGATGACCGGCGTCTTCCGGCAGCCGGTCATCGTGTCGCCCAGCCTCGACAACCGTGAGATCGCCACCGCCAAGGGGCTGCCGCCGAGCACGGTCGCTCAGCTGCGCACGATGATGAACCGCACCGCGGTCAGCGGTACCGCCGCCCAGGTGATGGCCGGCCTCACCGGCAGGATCGGCGCCAAGACCGGCTCCGCCGAGGTCGACGCGCAGTCCAGGTCGAACAGCTGGTTCACGGGCTACCGCAACGACATCGCGGCCGCCGCGATGACCCAGCAGGGCGGCCACGGCGTGGACGCGGCCGGTCCGATCGTCGCAGCTGTGCTACGAACGGGCGGCTGAAGTCACCCTTCACAGGACGGGACCCTACGCTGGGAGCCCTCGTTGTGG
It encodes:
- a CDS encoding fibronectin type III domain-containing protein, yielding MRVYVDGVRKIDLWKNVSTTARKTVDLTIPAGKHAIRVDYVAWTGFAYAGFTYAPRTEAAVDTVKPLAPTGLTAMYDRGTTKTTLRWAANKEMDLAGYRVYRRLSTTPWARAGGSSLLTSPSFVDATPATGQTFLYEVRAVDKAGRESAGSLDATAATVDRTGPAAPTGLTVAGDAWWATLSWRAATDAARYEVYAASAAAGPFEPLGTTTTTSYRTDAPVNTARYYRVRALDALGNPSAYAAVTGDGVDRTPPKSPTALGSVVRSGSTKVYWRQPDGFYEDFDNGGTYRVYRSPGKTLDPAALTRVTCAEESDETSTGGICHDLDMPAGTYVSYAVAAVDPAGNESALSAPLVVRTGDRVAPGPVTGVKATPRADGVLVSWAASTEDDVDRYAVWNGVRQADGTVKWLSSTSCAEGMSDPLAVICGDLPDGETFVYAVLALDRWDNELHPADPKVTVVEATELDVRPSVTVTRDWNLGSMGYDTIMGGPDVAGPSINWRCDRTAECDTVAGYRVSRWNAASQAYEPLHAGLLAAETRAYTDTTAARGTTHFYLLEAVRADGVVVGTHVWNCVFQNRV
- a CDS encoding penicillin-binding transpeptidase domain-containing protein codes for the protein MRKGAKAAIIGSVFAVMVGGAGYGAFNVVSALDGSESGSAGGPAPVKSGPPSGAEVKETSAKFFAAWAKGDAAEAATYTNYASQAEGLLAGYRTDAHLTGVRITPGTPSGATVPFSVKATVSFEGKSKPLAYDSELTVVRGETTGKALVDWKPSVVHPELEEGDTLVTGESASPPIEAVDRNNVVLTKEKYPSLGPILDALREKYGDKAGGTAGVELAIHHATEGAGDTTLVTLAKGEPGKLRTTLSASAQGAAEKAVARYAESSVVAVKPSTGEVLAVANHRADGFNAAFLGKLAPGSTMKIISAATLIDNGITTANGPATCPDSAVSESQTFHNLANMTPQLNATLSDSFSRSCNTAFVKYADTVKVDSLTNEAEQRFGLGRNNWKTGIESFDGSVPASGGPDTAANLIGQGQVQMCPLNMASVTATAMTGVFRQPVIVSPSLDNREIATAKGLPPSTVAQLRTMMNRTAVSGTAAQVMAGLTGRIGAKTGSAEVDAQSRSNSWFTGYRNDIAAAAMTQQGGHGVDAAGPIVAAVLRTGG